The following coding sequences lie in one Fretibacterium sp. OH1220_COT-178 genomic window:
- a CDS encoding ABC transporter ATP-binding protein: protein MPMLLEVEGLNAHYGRSQVLHEVSLKAEKGSIVTLIGANGAGKTTLMMCLSGVLRPTAGTILFDGCNLEGRAPDWIVARGLSQCPEGRRVWPGMTVLENLEMGAVSVRDSSAIKERLEWSFEHFPILAERQGQLAGSLSGGEQQMLAIARALMPRPKLLLLDEPSLGLAPIIVEKVMDIIRTIRDDGTTVILVEQNAFMALSIADYAYVLETGRVALSGTGASLLKDEEVRRSYLGV, encoded by the coding sequence ATGCCCATGCTTCTTGAGGTCGAGGGTCTTAATGCTCACTACGGCCGCTCTCAGGTGCTGCACGAGGTTTCCCTGAAGGCGGAGAAGGGCTCCATCGTCACCCTGATCGGGGCCAACGGGGCCGGGAAGACCACCTTGATGATGTGTCTGTCCGGGGTGCTCCGTCCGACGGCGGGGACCATCCTCTTCGACGGCTGCAATCTGGAGGGCAGGGCTCCGGACTGGATCGTCGCTCGCGGCCTGTCCCAATGTCCCGAGGGACGCCGCGTCTGGCCCGGCATGACCGTCCTGGAGAACCTCGAGATGGGCGCCGTCTCCGTCCGGGATTCCTCGGCGATCAAAGAACGCCTGGAGTGGTCCTTCGAACATTTCCCCATTCTCGCCGAGCGACAGGGGCAATTGGCGGGGAGCCTGAGCGGCGGCGAACAGCAGATGCTGGCCATCGCACGGGCTCTGATGCCCCGGCCCAAGCTCCTGCTGCTGGACGAACCGTCTCTGGGCCTGGCCCCCATCATCGTGGAAAAGGTCATGGACATCATACGGACGATACGGGACGACGGCACGACGGTCATCCTGGTAGAGCAAAATGCCTTTATGGCGCTGTCCATTGCGGACTACGCCTATGTCCTGGAGACGGGACGGGTCGCCCTTTCGGGAACGGGAGCCTCGCTCCTGAAGGACGAGGAGGTCCGCCGCTCCTATCTGGGAGTGTGA
- a CDS encoding GntR family transcriptional regulator, whose amino-acid sequence MSKYRSFKEKILLEMSNLQAYTKMPSRPALSRKYNLSRATVDKAFRELVADGLLYTVKGSGTFIAPDASGGKLSNKGGVANWGVIVPNIMYDICPVFLRGIEDYTQQYDINIIICNTDNDVLKERDHLMRLARSGIAGVIIIPAISGLNEPSGFQELKTRRIPFVFCNRGLDSMGETPLITSNDFYGGYIATKHLIERGYRNIGFISRYRYRTSMNRFYGYAAALQESCLPINRSIISTQNNGTDSTLMDIIVKMLTADEPPDAFFCHNDEIACCTYNAVLAVGKRVSKDVGIVGYDNTTVCETLDTKLTSVSFKSYEIGSKAAQILQNMILGRPLAGANVFMFQPELVDRSSSLGPGTLPV is encoded by the coding sequence TTGAGCAAATATCGATCTTTTAAAGAAAAGATTCTGCTTGAGATGAGCAACCTACAGGCATACACAAAAATGCCTTCACGCCCTGCGCTCAGCCGAAAATACAATCTTTCCCGTGCAACTGTAGATAAGGCTTTTCGAGAACTCGTTGCCGATGGCCTCCTCTATACGGTCAAAGGAAGCGGTACTTTTATTGCTCCTGATGCCTCTGGCGGCAAGCTAAGCAATAAAGGGGGGGTTGCTAACTGGGGAGTAATCGTTCCCAATATCATGTATGACATCTGTCCCGTTTTTCTGCGCGGTATTGAAGATTACACGCAGCAATACGATATCAACATCATCATTTGCAATACGGACAACGATGTCCTCAAAGAACGGGACCACCTGATGCGTTTGGCAAGATCAGGCATCGCAGGGGTGATTATTATCCCTGCAATTTCAGGACTCAATGAGCCCTCTGGCTTTCAGGAGCTCAAAACCCGGCGGATTCCCTTCGTCTTCTGCAATCGCGGGCTGGACTCGATGGGAGAGACGCCTTTGATCACCTCCAATGACTTTTATGGTGGGTATATCGCCACTAAGCATCTTATTGAAAGAGGTTATCGCAACATCGGTTTTATTTCCCGATACCGTTACCGCACCAGCATGAATCGCTTTTACGGCTACGCAGCCGCCCTGCAGGAATCCTGCTTGCCGATCAATCGTTCCATCATCAGCACACAGAACAATGGGACGGATAGCACTCTTATGGATATTATCGTCAAGATGCTCACAGCCGATGAGCCGCCGGATGCTTTTTTCTGCCATAACGATGAAATTGCCTGTTGCACCTATAATGCAGTGCTTGCCGTCGGCAAAAGGGTCTCGAAAGATGTGGGCATTGTCGGATACGACAACACAACCGTTTGCGAGACATTGGACACAAAACTTACCTCGGTCTCGTTTAAAAGCTATGAAATTGGCAGTAAAGCAGCACAGATTTTACAAAATATGATCCTTGGGCGGCCACTTGCCGGCGCGAATGTTTTTATGTTCCAACCGGAGTTGGTCGATCGGTCCAGTAGTTTGGGGCCAGGCACCCTTCCCGTCTGA
- a CDS encoding branched-chain amino acid ABC transporter permease, producing the protein MMTVFFQQMLNGVIQGCIYALIALGLSLIFGILEMANFAHGEFYMLGAFMALFSVQFLHVPFFVAMLIAMGGMTLFGILIERSVFRPIVGKPLINSMLLSFGLSTALANAALFFFGADPQKIESGLARIRFRTFGLHITGERLAILVLSIVLVLLLAWFIQYTRTGKSMRAIAQDRVAAQLAGINVGRIYAITFAVAGALAAAAGTMVGAMFFVSPEMGLSVVLKSFVIVILGGFGNIRGVIFAAILIGLLESLGGGYISYAYKDAYPFLLLVVLFILRPQGLTGGGRS; encoded by the coding sequence ATGATGACGGTTTTTTTTCAGCAGATGCTGAACGGCGTCATTCAGGGCTGCATCTATGCCCTGATCGCCCTGGGGCTCTCCCTGATCTTCGGTATCCTGGAGATGGCCAACTTCGCCCATGGTGAATTCTACATGCTTGGGGCGTTCATGGCTCTTTTCTCCGTGCAGTTTCTTCACGTCCCCTTCTTCGTCGCCATGCTCATCGCCATGGGGGGCATGACGCTGTTCGGCATCCTGATCGAGCGCAGCGTCTTCCGTCCCATCGTAGGCAAGCCGCTGATCAACAGCATGTTGCTCTCGTTCGGCCTGTCGACGGCATTGGCGAATGCGGCCCTCTTCTTCTTCGGTGCGGACCCGCAGAAGATCGAGTCGGGCCTGGCCCGAATCCGCTTTCGGACGTTCGGGCTCCACATCACCGGGGAGCGCCTTGCGATCCTCGTCCTGAGCATCGTGCTGGTCCTTTTGCTCGCCTGGTTCATCCAGTACACGAGGACGGGCAAATCGATGCGGGCCATCGCCCAGGACAGGGTGGCGGCACAGCTCGCCGGGATCAACGTGGGCCGCATCTACGCCATCACCTTCGCGGTCGCGGGAGCCCTCGCCGCCGCAGCCGGAACCATGGTCGGCGCCATGTTCTTCGTCTCTCCCGAGATGGGGCTCTCCGTGGTCCTGAAGTCCTTCGTGATCGTCATCCTGGGAGGCTTCGGCAACATCAGGGGCGTCATCTTCGCCGCCATCCTCATCGGACTTCTGGAAAGCCTGGGGGGCGGCTACATCAGCTACGCCTATAAAGACGCCTATCCCTTCCTGCTGCTGGTCGTGCTCTTCATCCTCAGGCCGCAGGGGCTGACGGGAGGTGGACGGTCATGA
- a CDS encoding branched-chain amino acid ABC transporter permease: MRTPLPRTAAFLALIAALCALPRLFAMDYYLHIFVMSEIYAVLSLSLALIVGFSGQVSMGHAAFYGMGAYTAALASTRLGLSFWWTFWLGGLFAGVISYLLGILVLRLRGHVLAITTAFFGLLVTVVLNNWIPVTNGPMGIAGIPRPTPLTLPGVTLVFESRTHYYYLGLVMVLGVVCFLRRIVNSRLGDSMIAVRENEELALSIGVDSMRTKVLAFTIGGTLAGMAGAFYAHYILFVSPVTFTINESINLLVMIIFGGMNTLAGPIFGAVCLTILPEFLRVAGSLRLVIYGIALMFFIIRLPSGVWGSLKPLLISRLSKPDEELPA, translated from the coding sequence ATGAGGACTCCCCTGCCGCGTACGGCGGCCTTTCTGGCACTGATCGCCGCCCTCTGCGCCCTGCCTCGTCTGTTCGCGATGGATTATTACCTGCACATCTTCGTGATGTCCGAAATCTATGCGGTCCTGTCGCTCTCCCTCGCCCTGATCGTGGGCTTCTCCGGCCAGGTTTCCATGGGCCACGCCGCCTTCTACGGCATGGGCGCCTACACCGCGGCCCTCGCCAGTACGCGCCTCGGGCTATCCTTCTGGTGGACGTTCTGGCTGGGCGGCCTTTTCGCAGGGGTGATCTCGTACCTCCTGGGCATCCTGGTGCTGCGCCTCAGAGGCCATGTTCTGGCCATCACGACGGCCTTCTTCGGACTGCTGGTCACCGTGGTCCTGAACAACTGGATCCCCGTAACCAACGGCCCCATGGGAATCGCAGGGATACCGCGCCCCACTCCCCTCACCCTGCCGGGCGTTACCCTTGTCTTCGAATCGCGCACTCACTATTACTACCTGGGGCTGGTGATGGTCCTCGGCGTCGTGTGCTTTCTCCGGCGCATAGTCAACTCGCGTCTGGGAGACTCCATGATCGCCGTACGGGAGAACGAGGAGCTGGCCCTGTCGATCGGGGTCGACTCCATGCGGACCAAGGTTCTGGCCTTCACGATAGGCGGAACGCTCGCCGGCATGGCGGGGGCCTTCTACGCCCATTACATCCTCTTCGTCAGCCCGGTGACCTTCACCATCAACGAGTCCATCAACCTGCTGGTCATGATCATCTTCGGCGGCATGAACACTCTGGCAGGTCCCATCTTCGGAGCCGTCTGCCTGACCATCCTCCCCGAATTCCTTCGGGTGGCGGGCTCGCTTCGCCTCGTCATCTACGGCATCGCACTGATGTTCTTCATCATCCGCCTTCCGTCGGGAGTCTGGGGGTCGTTGAAACCCCTGCTGATCTCCCGTCTCTCCAAGCCGGACGAAGAGCTGCCGGCGTAA
- a CDS encoding ABC transporter ATP-binding protein yields MLEAKGLSVHFGGLKAVEKVDLEVRQGEILSLIGPNGAGKTTFFNLVSGFLRPHEGSVVFKGQDITHLPPHRIAALGLVRTFQKTNIFADIDVAESVKIGFSSHRTAGFLDILLHGKRSRREQMDVKERTAELLRFSGLLGLRRDLVKNIPYGKQRMLAVALALAAGPELLLLDEPATGLNPVETSELRDMILRIRSELGITIFMIEHNMNLVASISDRVVVLNHGEKLAEGLPPEVARNPLVIEAYLGRGYAHAS; encoded by the coding sequence ATGCTGGAGGCAAAGGGACTCTCCGTCCATTTCGGCGGGCTCAAGGCCGTCGAAAAGGTGGATCTGGAGGTACGGCAGGGGGAGATCCTCTCCCTGATCGGGCCCAACGGAGCGGGCAAGACGACATTTTTCAACCTCGTCAGCGGCTTCCTGCGGCCCCATGAGGGCAGCGTCGTCTTCAAGGGGCAGGACATCACGCATCTTCCGCCGCACCGGATAGCCGCCCTGGGGCTGGTCCGGACCTTTCAGAAGACAAATATCTTTGCGGATATCGACGTCGCCGAAAGCGTCAAGATAGGATTCTCCTCCCACCGTACCGCGGGCTTCCTCGACATTCTGCTGCACGGAAAACGGAGCCGCAGGGAGCAGATGGACGTAAAAGAACGAACCGCGGAGCTTCTTAGGTTCTCCGGACTTCTCGGCCTGAGGAGGGACCTCGTCAAGAACATCCCCTACGGCAAGCAACGTATGCTTGCCGTTGCCCTCGCCCTTGCGGCCGGTCCCGAGCTGCTTCTGCTTGACGAACCGGCAACCGGACTCAATCCCGTGGAGACGAGTGAGCTGAGAGATATGATTTTAAGGATCCGCTCCGAGCTGGGCATCACCATCTTCATGATCGAGCACAACATGAACCTGGTCGCGTCCATCTCGGACCGCGTGGTCGTGCTGAACCACGGAGAGAAACTGGCCGAGGGTCTTCCCCCGGAGGTCGCTCGAAATCCTCTGGTCATCGAGGCCTACCTGGGACGGGGGTATGCCCATGCTTCTTGA
- a CDS encoding substrate-binding periplasmic protein: MKKVLVLILIVVFAFVLGNGNEQFANKAFADTPSSNLTKVLEKGVLVVGCSPVIEGVCFQDPQSGEFIGMIPDLINGYANSLGIKIRWEPLEWSTLIAAANTGKVDMIAAHMTMTIQRTANITFSAPWITDCSMACVRTDSPFKTLADLNHPDVKIGSGEGSSYNELIPQLFPKAQLVILPTTAWQDALKTGRIDAMYDDSISFPGPIARSKGKLRLINERQGAFLYGFGVPLGDTIFKDSLDVYLATIKTDGTYGNIYKKWFGLDWSPNAYGSSF; encoded by the coding sequence ATGAAAAAAGTGCTGGTTCTTATCCTGATTGTCGTTTTTGCATTTGTGCTTGGGAACGGCAACGAGCAGTTCGCCAATAAGGCTTTTGCCGATACTCCGTCGAGCAACCTGACAAAAGTGCTTGAAAAAGGTGTTCTTGTCGTGGGCTGCTCCCCTGTCATCGAAGGCGTTTGCTTTCAGGATCCTCAGTCCGGTGAGTTCATTGGAATGATCCCCGATCTGATCAACGGCTACGCAAACTCGCTGGGCATCAAAATTCGCTGGGAACCACTGGAATGGTCGACATTGATCGCTGCGGCCAACACTGGTAAAGTGGATATGATCGCCGCTCATATGACGATGACGATTCAGCGCACCGCAAACATAACCTTCTCCGCTCCATGGATCACAGACTGTTCCATGGCTTGCGTTCGTACCGATTCTCCATTCAAAACCCTGGCGGACTTGAACCATCCCGACGTGAAAATCGGATCCGGAGAAGGCAGCTCCTACAACGAGCTCATTCCGCAGCTCTTCCCCAAGGCCCAGCTCGTCATCCTTCCCACCACGGCCTGGCAGGACGCGCTCAAGACGGGGCGTATCGACGCGATGTACGACGACAGCATCTCTTTTCCCGGCCCTATCGCCCGCAGTAAGGGAAAGCTGCGCCTGATCAACGAACGCCAAGGAGCATTTCTGTATGGCTTTGGCGTTCCGCTTGGTGACACCATCTTTAAGGATTCCCTGGACGTATACCTGGCTACCATCAAAACTGACGGGACCTATGGCAACATCTACAAAAAATGGTTTGGTCTCGATTGGAGCCCCAATGCCTATGGATCCAGCTTTTAG
- a CDS encoding HD domain-containing protein yields the protein MHVKLDETRRWFEDYARGFDLSDPMLEMKYVHSHDVMRTGETLTRALGWAPAEAEVGIAACLLHDTGRFSQYRDFRTYHDGGSVDHGDRGHAVLTAEFPRDLADGEGRSAILEAVRWHNKRELPERLDERILPFCRLVRDADKLDVFRLVQRCMAEGREAELLPRHRVDAPLSPELLDEVENTGRGSYKNAHSMLDYLLIQMTWTLDLNYAPSRALLRESGILDRIRERFPPGEVRVQRLLDRLTRASA from the coding sequence ATGCACGTGAAGCTCGACGAGACGAGGCGCTGGTTCGAGGACTACGCGCGCGGGTTCGACCTGTCGGACCCCATGCTGGAGATGAAGTACGTCCACAGCCACGACGTGATGCGGACGGGAGAGACGCTGACGCGGGCCCTGGGCTGGGCGCCCGCCGAGGCGGAGGTCGGAATCGCCGCCTGCCTGCTGCACGACACGGGACGGTTCAGCCAATATCGGGACTTTCGTACCTACCACGACGGCGGGTCCGTCGATCACGGCGACCGCGGACACGCGGTGCTGACCGCGGAGTTCCCCCGGGACCTCGCCGACGGCGAGGGGCGAAGCGCCATCCTGGAGGCGGTGCGCTGGCACAACAAGAGGGAGCTGCCGGAGCGGCTGGACGAACGGATCCTTCCCTTCTGCCGGCTGGTGCGGGACGCCGACAAGCTGGACGTCTTCAGGCTGGTCCAGCGCTGCATGGCCGAGGGACGCGAGGCGGAGCTGCTGCCGCGCCACAGGGTGGACGCGCCGCTCTCGCCGGAGCTTCTGGACGAGGTGGAGAACACGGGGAGGGGCTCGTACAAAAACGCGCACTCCATGCTCGACTATCTGCTGATCCAGATGACCTGGACGCTCGACCTCAACTACGCGCCCTCCCGGGCCCTTCTGAGGGAGAGCGGCATCCTGGACCGGATTCGGGAGCGCTTTCCCCCCGGAGAGGTCCGGGTGCAGAGGCTCCTGGACCGCCTGACCCGGGCCTCGGCATAG
- a CDS encoding class I fructose-bisphosphate aldolase — protein sequence MSREMEKIEKLLGKDAEFLLGHACKTVDAGMLSLPGPDFVDRVWSVSDRPVPVLRSLQALFGHGRLANTGYISILPVDQGIEHSAGASFAPNPIYFDPENIVKLAIEAGCSAVASTLGVLGAVARRYAHKIPFVLKLNHNELLSYPNKADQVPFASVEQAWNMGAVAVGATIYFGSDESTRQIQEVSEAFHHAHELGMATILWCYLRNSAFKTKEKDFHVSADLTGQANHLGVTIEADIIKQKLPENNGGYTTLSFGKTSKLVYEKLTTDHPIDLTRYQVLSCYAGRAGLINSGGASGGETDMAEAVRTAVVNKRAGGMGLILGRKAFQRPMKEGVQIINAVQDVYLTKEVTIA from the coding sequence ATGAGCAGGGAAATGGAAAAGATCGAAAAGCTTTTGGGCAAGGACGCGGAGTTTCTGCTGGGGCACGCGTGCAAGACGGTGGACGCCGGGATGTTGTCCCTTCCGGGGCCTGACTTCGTGGACCGCGTCTGGTCGGTCTCGGACCGTCCGGTCCCCGTCCTGCGCTCGCTGCAGGCGCTGTTTGGGCATGGGCGTCTGGCGAACACGGGGTACATCTCCATCCTGCCCGTGGATCAGGGGATCGAGCACTCCGCAGGGGCCTCGTTCGCCCCGAACCCGATCTACTTCGACCCCGAGAACATCGTGAAGCTCGCCATCGAGGCGGGGTGCAGCGCCGTGGCCAGCACGCTGGGCGTTCTGGGGGCGGTCGCGCGCCGCTACGCGCACAAGATCCCGTTCGTTCTGAAGCTCAACCACAACGAGCTGCTCTCCTATCCCAACAAGGCGGACCAGGTTCCGTTCGCGTCCGTGGAGCAGGCCTGGAACATGGGCGCCGTCGCCGTGGGCGCGACGATCTACTTCGGCAGCGACGAGTCCACGCGCCAGATCCAGGAGGTCTCCGAGGCGTTCCACCATGCCCACGAGCTGGGGATGGCGACCATCCTCTGGTGTTACCTGCGCAACTCCGCGTTCAAGACCAAGGAGAAGGATTTCCACGTCTCCGCGGACCTGACGGGCCAGGCCAACCACCTGGGCGTCACGATCGAGGCGGACATCATCAAGCAGAAGCTGCCCGAGAACAACGGCGGCTACACGACGCTGTCCTTCGGGAAGACCTCGAAGCTCGTCTACGAGAAGCTGACGACGGACCACCCCATCGACCTGACGCGCTATCAGGTTCTGAGCTGCTACGCCGGCCGGGCGGGACTGATCAACTCCGGCGGGGCGTCGGGCGGCGAGACCGACATGGCGGAGGCCGTGCGCACCGCGGTGGTCAACAAGCGCGCGGGCGGCATGGGGCTGATCCTGGGCCGCAAGGCTTTCCAGCGCCCGATGAAGGAGGGCGTCCAGATCATCAACGCCGTGCAGGACGTGTATCTGACCAAGGAGGTCACGATCGCGTAG
- a CDS encoding ABC transporter substrate-binding protein gives MKKVFGLHATMLAVLSLFLASAGWAGEPIRVGVVLPTSGPIAYDGGLALNGIKMAVDEINSAGGVLGSPIELFVEDSAGVPATAVAAMEKLVGMQKVVAVIGDFGSSCTLAMMDVAQRAQIPLITPVSLAPKITEMGNIWMFRGCDNSAMIAKAFTKWAVQEKKIDKWAYIAINTDYGRGSVDAFNKDLEKLGAKVVFTEYFNQGETDYYPIVTRLAASDANGLCLFGETVDLSRVVAQYHEMGLEDKMLIMDPTSGTFNAKFLELAKENADGIVGATRFAAAIPTPEAQKFVSDYRGRYGFDPEKYAQAGYDCTRMIAQSIDKAQAADPAKIRDALAGIQYEGPQGKAHFDDKNQLIISEYIVMFRDGKLEIVAGPISTED, from the coding sequence GTGAAGAAAGTTTTTGGGCTGCATGCGACAATGCTGGCGGTACTCTCTCTCTTTTTGGCCTCTGCGGGATGGGCCGGAGAGCCCATTCGCGTCGGGGTGGTCCTTCCGACCTCCGGCCCCATCGCCTATGACGGCGGGCTGGCTCTGAACGGCATCAAGATGGCGGTGGACGAGATCAACTCCGCGGGGGGCGTCCTGGGTTCTCCCATCGAGCTCTTCGTCGAGGACAGTGCCGGAGTCCCCGCCACTGCGGTGGCCGCCATGGAAAAGCTGGTCGGAATGCAGAAAGTCGTGGCCGTGATCGGCGACTTCGGCAGTTCCTGCACGCTCGCGATGATGGACGTGGCGCAGCGGGCCCAAATCCCTCTCATCACGCCCGTCTCCCTCGCCCCCAAGATCACGGAGATGGGGAACATCTGGATGTTCCGCGGCTGCGACAACTCCGCCATGATCGCCAAGGCCTTCACGAAGTGGGCCGTGCAGGAAAAGAAGATCGACAAGTGGGCTTACATCGCCATCAACACGGACTACGGCCGTGGATCCGTCGACGCGTTCAACAAGGATCTGGAGAAGCTGGGGGCCAAGGTCGTGTTCACGGAGTACTTCAACCAGGGGGAGACCGACTATTATCCGATCGTCACCCGGCTCGCTGCCAGTGACGCCAACGGCCTCTGCCTCTTCGGCGAGACGGTGGACCTCTCACGGGTCGTCGCCCAGTACCACGAGATGGGGCTCGAGGACAAGATGCTCATCATGGACCCGACCAGCGGGACCTTCAACGCCAAGTTCCTGGAGCTCGCCAAGGAGAACGCGGATGGCATCGTGGGGGCCACGCGCTTTGCCGCGGCCATCCCCACCCCCGAGGCGCAAAAGTTTGTCTCCGACTACAGGGGCCGCTACGGCTTCGATCCCGAAAAGTACGCTCAGGCAGGCTACGACTGTACCCGAATGATCGCCCAGTCCATCGACAAGGCTCAAGCCGCGGACCCCGCAAAGATCCGCGACGCCCTGGCCGGGATCCAGTATGAGGGACCGCAGGGAAAGGCCCATTTCGACGACAAGAACCAGCTGATCATCAGCGAGTACATCGTCATGTTCCGGGACGGCAAACTGGAGATCGTCGCAGGGCCGATCTCGACGGAGGATTAG
- a CDS encoding HdeD family acid-resistance protein, whose product MKTMRWTLYFTGGLLVVLGLWAMTYPVEALMSLAFFLGIGFVVAGLNHLVPCFSLRGDPMCPRWMMLQGLLDLVIGVVMLTRIGLTAFMIPMLVAAWLCFTGLVRVATSFRLRSLGLRRWWWMLLNGLLLVLCAFAMAASPFVGGVSVALMMGSTLVVSGVLILIEARRTFM is encoded by the coding sequence ATGAAGACGATGCGCTGGACGCTCTACTTCACCGGCGGGCTCCTTGTCGTGCTGGGGCTCTGGGCGATGACCTATCCCGTGGAGGCTCTGATGTCTCTGGCTTTTTTCCTGGGGATCGGCTTCGTCGTCGCGGGGCTCAACCACCTGGTCCCCTGTTTCTCCCTGCGCGGGGACCCCATGTGTCCGCGCTGGATGATGCTCCAGGGGCTGCTGGACCTGGTGATCGGCGTCGTGATGCTGACGCGCATCGGGCTCACCGCCTTTATGATCCCCATGCTCGTGGCCGCCTGGCTCTGCTTCACCGGCCTGGTCCGCGTCGCGACCTCCTTCCGGCTCCGGTCCCTGGGGCTCAGGAGATGGTGGTGGATGCTCCTGAACGGCCTGCTTCTGGTGCTCTGCGCCTTCGCCATGGCCGCCTCCCCCTTCGTGGGCGGCGTGTCCGTCGCCCTCATGATGGGGAGCACCCTGGTGGTCTCAGGGGTCCTGATCCTGATCGAGGCGCGCAGGACTTTCATGTGA
- a CDS encoding IclR family transcriptional regulator, producing MSHFYVGGFCMDAMGRLTRLMELLMEDGGELGIREIAQRTSIPKSTVQRMLEALEECGWLVQDARTQRYRVALRLLLFANEWRLHQELVRQAQGVMLDLCRATQQTVLLLVLEGQQGICLNRVEPERTIRLVAETGKRFPLHAAACGKVLLAYSPPDLQQRILSTPLEAYTARTITDPCNLREEIARIRACGLAYSVEEMTVGAAEAAIPLFFRKSDRFVAALSIAGPSFDLEGRFEEFARLLKDAREKILGTKEVE from the coding sequence GTGTCCCATTTTTATGTCGGGGGCTTTTGCATGGATGCGATGGGTCGTCTTACTCGCCTTATGGAACTTTTGATGGAGGACGGTGGAGAACTGGGCATTCGTGAGATCGCCCAGCGGACGTCCATCCCCAAGAGCACGGTTCAGCGGATGCTGGAAGCACTCGAGGAGTGCGGCTGGCTGGTGCAGGACGCGAGGACGCAGCGTTATCGTGTCGCCCTGCGGCTGCTCCTATTCGCGAACGAATGGCGTTTGCATCAGGAGCTGGTGCGGCAGGCCCAAGGGGTGATGCTGGACCTGTGCCGTGCGACGCAGCAGACGGTTCTTCTGCTGGTTCTTGAGGGACAGCAGGGAATCTGCCTCAACCGGGTGGAGCCCGAGAGGACCATCCGGCTGGTCGCCGAGACGGGCAAGCGTTTTCCCCTTCACGCCGCGGCCTGCGGCAAGGTCCTTTTGGCTTACTCGCCTCCGGACCTGCAACAGCGGATCCTCTCCACCCCCCTGGAGGCCTATACGGCGAGGACCATCACGGATCCTTGCAACTTGAGGGAGGAGATCGCCCGCATACGGGCCTGCGGTCTCGCCTACAGCGTGGAGGAGATGACCGTCGGGGCCGCGGAGGCCGCAATTCCCCTTTTTTTCAGAAAATCCGATCGCTTTGTGGCGGCTTTGAGTATCGCAGGGCCCTCCTTCGACCTCGAGGGCCGATTCGAGGAGTTCGCGCGTCTCCTCAAGGACGCCCGAGAAAAAATTCTTGGGACAAAAGAGGTGGAATGA
- a CDS encoding outer membrane protein assembly factor BamB family protein yields the protein MILACTILFSGGAAWAWSGRLGWTFKADAPITSSVAVAGGLVLAGDSVGNLYAVQAASGRLAWSYKGTNSVVGRPSIMGDKVIFAQADGTITCLAVKSGKVAWQYVPPEESYAAETVVDGTAVGENKAFFVKGDGKLYAISAANGKVLWTYDSGLELRSAPAFASGLVLLGEQRGVFSAISPKNGKRLWGGGAGGAINTPSVNGGNVFFSSWDGSVQSVRIKGVVPQWKANVGDPVTTAPFIGGGKVFVGTANGKIAALAEKNGSVLWSFDTQGGSVAAQPVFGEGLVFAGGGQGTLFVLDAASGRERFTFATGGGINGSPAFAGGVLYLGSADGNLYAIM from the coding sequence GTGATTCTCGCGTGCACGATCCTGTTCTCGGGAGGCGCGGCCTGGGCCTGGAGCGGCAGGCTGGGCTGGACCTTCAAGGCCGACGCCCCGATCACCAGTTCCGTGGCGGTGGCCGGGGGCCTGGTCCTGGCGGGGGACAGCGTGGGCAACCTCTATGCCGTCCAGGCGGCGTCGGGTCGGCTCGCCTGGTCCTACAAGGGGACGAATTCGGTGGTCGGCCGGCCCTCGATCATGGGCGACAAGGTGATCTTCGCCCAGGCGGACGGGACGATCACCTGCCTGGCCGTGAAGAGCGGGAAAGTCGCCTGGCAGTACGTCCCGCCGGAGGAGAGCTACGCTGCCGAGACGGTGGTCGACGGGACGGCGGTGGGGGAGAACAAGGCCTTCTTCGTTAAGGGCGACGGCAAGCTCTACGCCATCTCCGCGGCCAACGGCAAGGTTCTCTGGACCTACGATTCCGGCCTGGAGCTGCGCAGTGCGCCGGCCTTCGCCTCGGGGCTCGTCCTGCTGGGCGAGCAGAGGGGCGTCTTCAGCGCCATCAGTCCCAAGAACGGCAAGCGTTTGTGGGGCGGCGGCGCGGGCGGCGCCATCAACACCCCGTCCGTCAACGGCGGCAACGTTTTCTTCTCCAGCTGGGACGGCTCCGTCCAGAGCGTCCGGATCAAGGGCGTGGTGCCGCAGTGGAAGGCCAACGTGGGCGACCCCGTGACGACGGCGCCCTTCATCGGCGGCGGCAAGGTCTTCGTGGGGACGGCGAACGGCAAGATCGCCGCGCTCGCCGAGAAAAATGGCAGCGTCCTGTGGAGTTTCGACACGCAGGGCGGCAGCGTGGCGGCCCAGCCGGTCTTCGGCGAGGGGTTGGTCTTTGCCGGTGGCGGGCAGGGGACCCTCTTCGTCCTCGATGCGGCCTCGGGCCGGGAGCGCTTCACCTTTGCGACGGGCGGGGGTATCAACGGCTCCCCGGCCTTTGCGGGCGGCGTGCTCTACCTGGGCAGCGCGGACGGGAATCTGTACGCGATCATGTAG